From the genome of Tachysurus fulvidraco isolate hzauxx_2018 chromosome 14, HZAU_PFXX_2.0, whole genome shotgun sequence:
gagtgagtgagtgagtgagtgagtgagtgtaaataaataaaaacacaacactgaacttttttataaacagacaaatgtatttggttttatatacagtatgttcacacAGGAACATGTCTAAGGTAACGTCTCTCTCCAAGGAACTCACAGTGATCACTAATATGATACTGTGAATGACCcttaaacacgcacacacacacacacacgcacgcacacgcacacacacacacacacacacacgcacgcacactcaaacacacacgcacacacacacacacacacacatacacaaatgtttgtatcaaCAGCACTgataaataaagtttgtttttactgcagtgtcttattttttcataaataaaaaaattccccaaacaaacaaaaaaaaacacaccagtaCAATTAcaatggtacacacacacacacacgcacacacacacacacacacacacacacacacacacacacacacacacacacacacacacacacacacacacacgcgctggTGAGAGACACAGGCTAGATCACAAATAAATAGGCCTGTACAAATTAGTATCAAAagagaaacacacccacacacacacacacacacccacacacacacacacacacacacacacacacacacacacacacacacaccctccttcatacacaaacacacttttgcTTCATGCCCCAACTgtttagaaaaaagaaaccgATAAAAAAGTGCTCAGCCTGTGAAGAGAGCAGTCACATcccaatccacacacacatcagtgaccGTGATCCCCTCAGCCCTGGatcctgcagacacacacacatcagtgaccGTGATCCCCTCAGCCCTGGatcctgcagacacacacacatcagtgaccGTGATCCCCTCAGCCCTGGatcctgcagacacacacacatcattcacaCACCTGTGGGTCCTGTTTGTGTCCTAAATCACTCTCTAACTGCACAATTAATTTgtcttcacacaaacacaatgatgAGTTCATCACACTAATGTGTAGAACACACAACTGGTGTTAGCTTTAGCCACGTGTGCTAGTGCTCATGATACATGACTAGCGCTACATTAGCTATGTTAGCGTTCCTCAGGTGAGTTATAAAGTTATTTACCGTTTCCTGGGTTTCACCTCCCAACCGTCACGACATTTCACAAAGGTTACAGATTTCCCCGGAGTGATGTCTGTTACTGCCATGTCTTCAGCACAGAATGTGAacctaaccacacacacacacacacacacacacacacacacacacacacacacacacacacacacacacacaccatcatcatgcAGAAAATGTCACAGAGGAGTGTAATATActttataaacatgttataagaGGACTCACTTCCTCTGTGACTCTCCACACTTGATGCGGATCCTGCGGACCTGCAGCACTTTGGTACTTGAGGAAGTGGACCAGAAAGACTTAATGTGTTTCCACACAGCCGAGAAGGACTCAGTGGGACTCTCCCAGGTCAGGCGGATCTTCAACAGCTCTCCAATATCCTCCTCCGTAAATATCAGAAACGTGTTGGTGAGGTTCAAACCCACACCATcagcactgtcacacacacacacacacacacacacacacacacacacacacacacacacacacacacgcacgcacgcacgcgcacacgccacgcacacgcacacacacacacacatacacgcagaaacacacagaaacacacagaaatgattAGGGTCAGGATTTTAccataatatatttacaatcaGATATCATTATGTtcgagagagggagtgagtgtgtgtgtgtgagtgtgtgtgtgtgtgtgtgtgtgtgtgtgtgtgtgcgcgcgtgtgcgtgtgtgcgtgtgtgcgcgcgtgtgtgtgtgcgcgtgtgtgcgcgcgtgtgcgtgtgtgcacgcgtgtgtgtgtgcgcgtgtgtgtgtgtgtgtgtgtgtgcacgcgcgtgtgtgtgcgcgcgtgcgcgcgtgtctgtgtgcgtgtgtgtgtgtgtgcgggtgcatgtgtg
Proteins encoded in this window:
- the LOC125146329 gene encoding hepatic triacylglycerol lipase-like; the protein is MHRLASNIYSFACSLWSHHTDMFLLKIQSGEPHTALSALEHTLLSLKVLRKLTVNGFVEPHQNTELVVVMWAKLMPAERNWRRSSSSTLKSVCVCVCDSADGVGLNLTNTFLIFTEEDIGELLKIRLTWESPTESFSAVWKHIKSFWSTSSSTKVLQVRRIRIKCGESQRKFTFCAEDMAVTDITPGKSVTFVKCRDGWEVKPRKRIQG